TAACGGTTCTTACCTTTGATGGCAATCTCACCGTATTTGATCAAAAATGCGGTTACTTTCATAGTATTCTCCTTTATTTTCTTACTGTTTCTTTTCTTGTGGTCTTTATTTTCTTACAAATCTTCGAAGCATTGGTACTAATTCTTTTAATGCTTTGATCGTTTCATCAACTTCTTCTTTTGTATTCTCAATTGAGAAACTGAAACGAAGTGTTCCATCTTTAAATTCATCACTTAATGCGATCGCATTTAATGTTCCACTGACTGCCTGTTTTTTGTTCGATGAACATGCGGATCCTGAAGATACATAGATTTCTCTGTCTTCCAAGGCATGTAACAGTACTTCACTTCTTAACTTCTTAAAGCTGATACTTGCCACGTGTGGTGCTTTTCCGGAATTGTCTTTGATATCCTCAATCTCTTTGATCCTTTCCTGAAAATATTCTTTGACTTCACGGATCTTCTCAGCATTTTCATAGTTTTTACCGATCATCTTTTCACATGCGACAGCTAATCCTACGATTCCTGGTACATTTTCCGTTCCAGAACGCATTCCTTTCTGCTGTCCGCCTCCGAAAATGATCGGAGAGATCTTCGTTCCTTCCTTGATATATAAAAATCCGATTCCTTTTGGTCCATGGATCTTATGACCACTTGTGGATAATAAGTCAATTCCCATATTCTTTGGAACGATCGGAAGTTTTCCATATGCCTGAATCGCATCGACATGGAAAATCGTATTCGGATTCTTTGCTTTGATGATCTTTGCGATCTCTTCAATTGGTTCAATGGCTCCAATCTCGTTATTTACCATCATGCAGGATACAAGGATCGTATCTTCTCGGATACTTTCTTCTAACTGATCAAGATCTACGATTCCTTCTGAATCTACATCAAGATATGTCACTTCATATCCTTCTTCTTCCAGATGATACATTGGTTCATATACAGAAGCATGTTCTACCTTTGTCGTAATAATGTGCTTTCCTTTGCGGCGATTTGCCATTGCTGTTCCACTGATCGCTGTATTGTTTGATTCTGTTCCCCCAGATGTAAATAAGATTTCTTTGGGTTTTGCTCTTAATGTCTTCGCAATTAATTCTTGTGCAGCTTTTACTTTATTCTCTGCTTCAATACCTTTCATATGTTTTGCAGATGGATTCCCATATGTGACCTGCATTGCATCCTGCATTGCTTCTACAACTTCTGGAAATACGCAGGTTGTCGCTGCATTATCAAAATAAATCATGTCGCTTTCTCCCTCTATTCTTCTATCGTAAACATCAAAATAGATAAAACTGTCATTCCTGCTGTCTCAGTTCTTAAGATACGCTTTCCAAGGCTCATTGTCTGACCGCCTGCTGCCTTAAGCTGTTCGATCTCTTCCTTTTCAAAACCGCCTTCTGGTCCGATGATGATCCCGATTGATTTCTTCCCTTTTGCCTGACTGATCAGTTCTTTGGATGCCTGCATCCCTTTTGCCTCTTCATATGGAACAAGCATGAATTCTATATCTTGTACTTCTTCTAAAATATCTTTGAAATTTCTCACTTCGCGAACTTCTGGAATGATCCCTCGTTTTGCCTGTTTTGCTGCGCTTAATGCGATCGTATTCCAACGACTTACCTTCTTTGCTGCCTTCTTCGCATCAAGTTTCACAACACAACGTTTCATGGCAACTGGAACGATCTCTGCCACCCCAAGTTCCACCGCTTTTTGAACGATCATCTCCATCTTATCGCCTTTTGGCAGTCCCTGATACAGCGTGATCTTTACTGGGAGTTCTGTTTCCATGCCATGAACATCTTCGATCTTCGCAAGAATCGTATCGTCCGTCCATTCCAAAAGGCTGCATTCATATTCTAAATCTGATCCGTTACTTAAATAAACTTTATCTCCTGTTTTCATGCGGAGAACGTTCTTAATATGATTGACATCACTTCCACAAATCTCGATCATTCCGTCATGAATCTGTTCTTCTTTTATAAAAAAACGGTACATCTCTTACCTCATCTTCGCTGTCATAGAAACCCAGTCTTTCATTCTTCTTGTCTCAATGACATCAAATCCATATGCATTTAATTTGTCTGCGATTTCTTTTTCTTTTGTATCAATGATACCAGAGATTACAAAAACACCATCTTCTGCCAAAAACTGATCTACGATCTCGATCAGTGGTGAGATAACATCTGCTAAAATATTAGCAACAACAACCGGATAACATTTTGATCCTAAGGATGCTGCAAACTCTTTATCATCTAAAACATTTCCCTGATATACTTCAAACTGATCTTTGCTGATATGGTTTACTTCAAAGTTCTCCTCAGAAGCTGAGATTGCATGTGGATCGATATCTGTAAGAACCGCATGACCTGCCCCAAGTTTCAGTCCGATGATCGACAAAATTCCACTTCCGCATCCAACATCCAAAATCTTTGTATCTTCCTTAATATATGGTTTCATTCCTTCAATACAAAGTTTTGTTGTCTCATGAGAACCTGTTCCAAATGCTGTTCCCGGATCGATCTCTACAACGATCATATCTTCTGTCTGGTCTTCTAATGTCTCCCATGTTGGTTTGATCACGATCTGTTCATCCAGACGGATCGGTTTAAAGAATTTCTTCCAGTTATTGACCCAGTCTTCTTCTTTCGTCTTATCAAATGAAATTGTTCCAGCACCGATATCCATAAATCCACGAAGTCTTTCAAGCATTGCCTGAATCTGCATTGTAATGTGCTCTAAATTTTCATTCTCATCAAAATAACAGCTGATCTTTGCTTTTCCATCGTCTGGTGCGATATCATCTGGCAATAGATCCACATACATGACTTTCATCTCTTCTTCTGTCAATGATACATGGTCTTCAACTTCCACACCAGTTGCACCAAGTTCTGTAAGTTCATAACTGATCATGTCTTCTGCTGATGTCAATGTATCAATTGTAATTTTATTCCATCCCATGACACTGTATTTCCTTTCTCTTTCTATCTTATATTTTTATTTCGTATTCATAACATATCAATTAATTAGTGTATCATACAAAAAGCTGGAATACAAGAAAAAAGAGAATCCCGTCGTCTTTCGGAACTCTCTTTCATCGCTATCTTCTTAATACGCAAACTGTATTTATGATGAATCTATGCTTCTAAAATCTTTCCATCAATGGAAATTGTGTGAACCTGCCATGGAAGGAATTTGCCGGAATCCTGAATCGCTTTCTTCGCCGCATTTTCCAGCCCGCCACAACAAGGAACTTCCATTCTAACGATCGTTACACTCTTAATGTCATTGTTCGCAATGATCTGTGTCAGTTTCTCACTGTAATCTCCTTCATCAAGTTTTGGACAGCCGATCAATGTCACTTTATTTTTGATAAATTTCTGATGAAAATTTCCATAAGCATAAGCTGTACAATCTGCCGCGATCAATAGATTCGCATCCTTAAAATATGGGGCATTAACAGGTACTAATTTAATCTGCACCGGCCACTGAGACAGCTGAGAAGATACAGTTGCTGTCTGCTCTGTCGCTACCTCTTCTGCCTTATGATCCATGATCTTCATTCTTGTTCCAGGGCACCCGTGGAATACCGGCTTTTCTTCTATTTTATCTTTTGCTGTCATTTCAGCTTTCTTCTTCATGTTTGCTTCTACCGCTTCTCTGTCATACGCAGCTGCCTCACGCTCTACGAAACTGATCGCTCCTGTTGGACAATTTGGCAGACAGTCTCCTAAGCCGTCACAATAATCATCTCTTAATAATTTTGCCTTTCCATCAACTATCCCGATCGCATCTTCGTGACATGCATCTGCACACAGTCCACATCCATTACATTTATCTTCATCAATTTCAATAATTCTACGAATCATATCTATTCTCCTTTTCTTGATCTCATATTCTTTACTGTATCGTTAGTATAATAGATATGATTTGGGAAATCCGTTGTTTTTACAACATTTTTAAAATTTTTTTAAAAATTGAAAAAGCAGAAGGCACTCCATAAACCTTCTGCTCTTTCGGTTGTTTATTATTCGAATATGCCAACAAAGACATGTTCTTCCTGACTATCCGACGAAACAACACTCCATATTCTCTTCGTAAAATCTGTTATACATCTGTCGCATCAAAGGAATCAGTTTATAAAGTGGTTCCGTCTTACGATGGTTAACTTCATCTTTGATCATCTCTTTGATGATCGCTTCTTTTACCTCTCTTAGAGTACCATATACTCCAACTTTTTCCAATACTTTTTTGCAATTTTCTTTATTCTTTGCGCGTTTTAGTAATACAAAATCTCCATAATATTTTTTTATATAATAATTTTCTTTCATTCTTATCATTTTAAAGTTCTCCTTTTCACATACTGTGTTTAAAATCATTGAACGATTTCAAAAACTTTCTTGAACTGATTATTGGCATTATACTCCTTTTGTATACAGTATATGTTGCAAAAGAATTACTTTTTATTTAAGTTTTTCTTAATTTTTAATATATAGATTTCTATTATATCCTTATAGATATTTTTAAACTTGTATGTTGTATACAGTACTCGTCCATTTTTGACACTTTACAACCTACTTTCTTTCTAGTTATAATATATTATAAGTGTCACTAGTATAAATTCCGTTTGTTTCTACACAAATAAACAATTTATATTCAATGACGAACCAAACAACAAGAACGGATTAAAACATATAGAAAGGACACAATTTATGAAATACAAACTAATCGCCGTTGACTTAGATGGAACTCTTTATAACGACCAACTCAAAATTACTTCTGATACTTTAAATACCATGATTAAAGCTCAGGAAATGGGTATCCGCATTGCTCTTGCTTCTGGTCGTCCTCTCCCTGGTCTTTTTCATGCCAGAGATTTATTGAAACTAAATGAACATCATGGAATGCTCGTTGCTTACAATGGCGGAAAGGTTGTAGATACTACTACAAATGAAGTTTTATATGATAAGTACATCCCAGATGATCTCGCAATGGAGCTTTTAGAACATTTGAAAGATTATCCTGTAAATCCGATCATTGATGATGGGAAAGTTCTTTATGTCACAGACAAGAATGGATATCGCGTCAAAGAAGAGGCATTGAATGATTCTATGGAGTATGTTGAGGTTCCTTCCTTGACAGAACATCTTGATTTTCATTTAAATAAGATCCTTACTGCTGTCGATCCTCAAAAAACTTATGATGTTTTAGAAACGATCGGAATGCCATTTAGAGATCAGGTCACTTTTGTCCGTACTGCTCCTTATTATATTGAAGCAATTCCTGTGGGTACCAGCAAAGCTTCTGGTCTTTCCAATGTATGCAAAGGTCTTGGCATTGATTCATCTGAGGTCATTGCTTTTGGTGATGCAGAAAATGATCTGGAAATGATCCAGTTTGCAGGTCATGGTGTCGCTATGGGAAATGCATGCGATGCTTTAAAAGATGCTGCTGATGAAGTAACACTTACAAATAATGAAGATGGTATCGCACATACTTTAAATCATTTACTGGGCTGCCGTTAACGACAGCCCTCTCCAGCACCTGTTTCTCACAGGCATACCTCACTTCAACACAATCAGTCACCCATTAGAAACGTGTATCACAAACAGTTTTTTGTCATAGAACCACAATCACAACACAAATCATCAATATAATTGCTGTTATAAACAAGAATAAATTCTTTTTAGATACGTTGTTTCGATATTGGGTATACTGTTCACATAAAATTCCAATTCCGAAAACCAACAATAGAAAACTCTCTAAAATCCTAAACATTCCATAAACTCCTTCTAAAATTTACATTGCGATTTAATGGTATCTATTCCAAGTATAATTTCACACAGATTTTTAAATGAGCCTCCTATATGCCGAGCATACTTCTTCGCATCACCTGCGGCATAAGCCAACACAACCAATTTTGCAGCCTTTTTAACTCCGCCTAGGGTCTTAATGTATTTTACTACTTTTGCAACTTTCGCTGCCGCAATAACTGTACCCGCAACGATCAAACCGATTGCAGCTGCACATTTTGCAATTTTCCATGCAGATGGATCTGCAATAACAGGAAATGTCGTTTTTTCATCAAAATTAACAACCTGTGTTAAAATATTTTCGTTGACAACATAGTAGGTATCCACATCATTCCCATTTGCATCAACAGCCCATGCTGCATCAATAACTGTATCTATTACGTTATCTTTATTAACAATGTAAACTTCACCTGTATCATAATCATTTTCATTTACCGCTTCATTGTCAATTATATCACAATAATAATCTTTTGCAGTTATCAATGAATATCCCTCTGGTAGATCATAAGCAAAAGTATATTCTTTAGATGCTGTAGATTCATTAATAGTAATAAGTGTCCTTACTCCCTCAAAAGAAACATTACCAGTTTCATCTTTTAGCGGTTGCACACCTATTGTTACTGCATCATCTTCTTTACCATATATCATTGTTCCATTCTTAGTCAATATCCCATCATCATCACTAGCCTCAATGGGCAACTTCATCTCAATGGTCGCCCTATATATACCCATTCCGTAGAATGACTCGCAAGAATTTCATCTAAGTCTACTTTTGTTATTTCTTTGATATTTTTTGAGTCTGACGATTGTATTTTGATTTTTGAATTACTAGTAACCAAACATGCAATCATAAAAAGTACCCTCCTTTAATAAGAGAATATCATAATTCTGCATATTTTCCACTATAACTCCGTCAACGGTCGATTTTAAATTTAATATTACCTTTGTAGATACTTCTTCTCCATTACCTTCTAGAGAAAATCTTCCATTATTTCGACACACTATTTCACGCACATTTCTAAGTCCTATACCATGATTTTTTTATCCTGTTTTTTGGTCATTATGTTTTTTCATAATCCTCTATAAGCACAGTTGAACTATTTCTGATAGTAATCATCAAATAAACCTTTCCCGTCTTTATCTCAATTTTTATATATGGGTTTGTGCATGAATATGCTCTAAATTTCGAAATTCTACAACTGGTCCCGTTTTGAAATGATATCCACTGGACTCAAAAGAATCTGTCATATCAGACATTATATCTATAATTTTAAGATCATTTTCATTTTCTGGTAAAAGCAGATATTGTTCTGATCCTTTAAACTTAATTTGATCTGCTGCTGCCCAAAAACTGTTTCCTATATCTAAAGTTCCGTCTTTAAGAATATTAATTTTAATTTTCTCATTTTGAATCTGTCCTTTTTCTCCATATAAGATCATTGTCTCCTGAAGAACTTTCTCTCCCTGAAAAACTTCATCACGACTTGAAAAAAGGTCGATTTCTTTTATGTTCAATTCTTTTTGTAAGAAATTCCTTACTTTTGTAAAATATTTTCCAGAAGTCCATGAACGAGGAGTAATAAAAATGTACTGTCCATTATCGCATAACAATTCAATTGCTTTCGCCATAAACAATCCATACAGATTAGGCTGTCCATATACATATGTCTTCATTGCCGTTGCTTCTACAGAATCTTTTCTTACTTTCATATATGGAGGATTGCATATGACAATATCGTATAAATAGGAGGATTCCCATAATATGAAGTTTTGATCAACATAATGAATGAAACATTCTGCATGATATGATTCACAGATTTGCCTAATTTTAGTAATTGTATATTCTAAGACTGGCAAAATCTCTTTATCTGTTTCAATCAGTGTAATATCAAGCCGTTTATACCCACTTCTTAGTAATTTATCAATCACAGCAAAAGATAAAATGCCGTTTCCTGCTCCTGGATCTAATACCCTTATCCATTGATTCTTCGGATATTCACTTTCTACAGCAGCCATTCTCATTGAAACCTCTGCCGGTGTAAAAAACTGTCCTTTTTTCTTTCGGATTTCCTTTTGTGTTGTATCTTTATATTCATTTGTGTACATTTCGATTGTACGCAACATTATCAATAGACTCCTTTATATCATTGCAATAAAAGAGTCACACTGCCATAACATTTGGGAATGTGACTGTTTTTATTGGTTATTTGTTTCAATCCACGGTTGGTAATTTCACAGAGTCCAACATGTCGGGAATACCGACGTTGCTTGACCTTATGTCCGTAGGGGATACCGATTTCTCTCCGCCCGCTACTGCCGTTTCATTTCTTTTTGATAATTCCTCTCCTACCTATGTTTACACCTAGAAGTAAGAGATTCCTTATTATTTGTTTGTTAAATAAACGTATAAATTATCAGATGAACCATAATCAGTTCATTTACAGTTTATCATTAATTTTATTTTTGTGCAATAAAATTAATCTCTTTGCACCAAAAGAATATTTTTTTAAAAATCCCACAGCCAAAAGACTGCGGGATCATCCTTCTTACTCTTTCCACAAAATGAGAAGGCTCCTATAAGTTTTAATGTCTGTTCCAGTCCATTCTTTCTGCTGACACCTGTGACACGGTTCTGGTCATCATAAGTATAGGTTGTGACATTTCTGTTCCCATCATCTGCCGTCTTATTGATAACCGTATCTTTTCATTTAACTATGTTTCTTTGTTTTATTGCACCTCTTTTTTCCGACTTCGTAAGATCCACGAGACCTTAAATTTGTATCCTACCTATTTCATAAAATCTATTCTATTTTCTTTACATAAAAAGCAACTAATATATTCAAACAAAATAGAAAAAACCTAGCACTCCTCCTAAAACTATAAAAAGTATTTTATATTTCATATATTTCTTACCTGTAAGGCAAAAAACTATTACTAAAATTAATAAATTGATAATAATTGCTAACAAAAATTGGTTCTCCCATTGATAAGAAATCAAAGTAAATGAACAATACATAACAGGTAATCCTGATAAAATTAATGATAAAATGCCTTCTTTATGATAATAATATAGAATTATTCCTAGTCCTCCAAAAATCACAGGAATAATAATCGCTTCACCTAATCCACATAAAATATAATCATAATTCTGTTTTCCAAATTCAAAAAAAAGTTCTATATTCTTAATCCATGTTGAACCAATAACAAATGATAATCCAAATATGGCACAGTTTATACCTAATTTTATTTTCTCCTTAGTTATTACCATAATAATCGTAATAACTAACACAATAAAAACGCCATCACCTAGAATACATTCTAAACTGATTGACATATCTGTTCTTCTTGATGTTAAATATCCTAGTACAATTCCACACAACAAAATAATTACTTTTTTTAAATACATTACAATTTTCTCCATCTCTATATCTCCTCTTTTTTATACTTCAATAACATCATTAAGGTTTATATTTTTTTAATGGATTTTCATGATTATAATAATTTTGCTTTCCTCCATATCTAGGATAATACACTTTTTTCTTTTTATCATATCTATAAGATAATCCATATGGATAACTAGATGCATACACAACACATTGACATTTTTTAGCCATAATTTTAGCCACACTATTTTTGTCTCCTATTCCTCCCTTACATGAAAGCAATACTATCTTCTTTTTTATTTTTTTCTTTTTTAAAGCTAACAACTCTTTTAAATTCATATCAGAACCATCAAAATACAAACAACTAACCCCACCATGCAAATATAAATATAATTCAGATGTTCCTTTTGGTATTTTATCCCACTCTTTTTTAAATTGTGCTTTTTTAATCACAGATTTAAATGTAACTTGACTATTCTTATAATATGGAGAATGCATTGCTTGTTTCTTAAAACCCTTCCCTTTTTTATTATAATAAATTACTGTTTTAGCCTTATGTCCACTAGGATCCACATAATTCACCGGATTATTCGCACAATAAGCATATAAATGTCCTGTCTCTGGTTTAGCAGTCTCTCCTCGATAAGTATCCTCTGTCACAAACCGTCCATCTTCTGGATTATAATACCTTGCATTCAGATAATAAAGCCCTGTACTATGATCATAGATTCCTCCAGTATAACAAACCTCATTCTCTGCTTTGTTATCTCCGTTGATCGTTGTCTCTCCAAAGTCTGTATACCGGTATGTTGCATCAGCACTTCCATCTTCTTTTACAAGACTTGTGGTACTTCCCTGGATATCTTTATGATACAACAGATAGTCCGTATGGTCACTTCCATATCTCTGTGTTGCAAGGATATTTCCGTCGGTTCCGATCAGGTTCTGGGATGTCTGGCTGTTCTCTCCATCGGTTGTGTAAGAAACTACTCCGTCCTGATAGTAATAGTTCGTCGTTTTGCTTCCTTCCACTTTCTGGATCCTCTGTCCTTCTCCGTTATAACGGTTCTGCTGGATCACAGCTGTCTTTCCATCTTTGTCAGTTACCGCTACTTTGCTTAAGCGGTTCTCTGCATCATAAGTATAGGATTCTGTCTGTCCAGTCTTTGTGTTTTTGACATCTGTCTGATTCCCATTGGCATCATAGCTGTACTGGCGGACTTCGTCAACTGCGGTTCCTTTTTCTTTTGTTGCTGTCTGTAACTGATCCAGTCCGTTATAGGTATACGCTGTCTGTGTGGTTCCATCATCTTCTTTGGTTCTGTTTCCAGCTTTGTCATAAGTATAGGTAACGGTCTTTGTCCTGTCATCATTCTTATGATCGGTTGTCACAGTCTTTGTCAGTCGTCCGAGTGCATCATAAGTATAGGCTTTTGTCTCATTGACTTTGTCTTTCTCTTCTTTTGGATAGTTGTTGACTTCTGTTTTCTCTGTGATATTGGAATTCTTGTCATAACTGTAGCGGTAGGATTCCATCACTTTGCCTGTCTCAAGATCTGTGTAGGTCATCTCTTTGACACGGTCAAAACTGTCATAGGTATAGATTTTTTGAACTGCCTGAGCACCGTTCTTTAACCGATTTCTGTAGTCCTTGATCTCTTTGACCTTTCCATACGCATCGTAACTGTAACTTCTGAGGACTTTCTCTGTTGTCTGCCCATTGGAATGCAGTTCTCCTTTGATCTCCTGCAGCCATCCGTTTTCATCATAAATATAAGATAATGACTGGATTCCGTCTTTGGTTGTCGGATAGGATACCTTACTGAGATTTCCATCCTCATTATAAGTATACCGGATCTGATGTGCTTTGATATCATCTGCCGTTGGCTGAGCATTCTGACTGATCTCTGCAAATGCTGTGATCCTTCCTCTTTGATCATAAGTATATTCTGTATAACGATACGCAGTCTCTGTTTCAGATGATACCCTGTAATCTGTCATCTCCAGCAACTGCCCATAATCATCATAACGATACCGACTGATCAGTGTTTTTGTTCCTTCTTTGTCATAAGATTGTGTTTTTACAACAAGATTCCGGCTGTTATATTCATAGGTCTTTTTCGCCCCGTTGGCATAGACTTCTGAAATCTTATTTCCACGGTCATCATAGGTATACTTTGTTGTAATGGATTCACTGCCGTCTCCAAGATCCGATGTTGTTGTCACTGATCCGGATGCACTGGCTGTTTCCTGCTTGACATGTCCATTCGCATCTGTAACGCTTGTTGTCGTTGATCCGTCTGAATTCACCTGATAGGAAACTTTTGTCTTCTGTCCTCCCTGTGTGATCTCGGTTACACGATTCTGGTCATCATAAGCATAAGATATCTGATCTCCATTGCCATCGGTTTTTGTTGTCTCATTTCCCTTTGTGTCATACTCTGTTTTCTGTAAGATGGAACTGTTTCCAACCTTTACTGTGGCATCAGAAGTCCCTTTTGTAATCTCTGGATTCTGGATCGCAGCTGTCTGTTTTCCTTCTTTGTCATATAACTGCAAGGCAATCTTTCCATCTCCGGAAGTCTTTGTTCCAAGACTGATCGTTGCGATCTCTTTTCCGTCACTGGTGAACACATGATCCGTATATAATCCATGGCTGAAACTTCTGACGATCTGCCCCGCTGCATCTGTCCATGACTTTTCACTGACACGTCCATTGGTCTTTGTTGTCTGAACGCTCAGATCCTGATAGTCTTTCGTTCCATTCAGCGTATGGATCTGTGCATCTTCATATCCATAGGAAGTTTCCGTGACGGTATCTGTCCCGTCTACTGATTCTGTTGCTTTGATCACGCGGTTTAGTGAATCATAACGATACGCTGTCTTTATTCCTGATGCACTGGTTTCTGTTGCCACCGTTCCGTTATCATCATATGTTTTGGATTCTGTCTGTGTCACGCCATCGGATGTTACTTTCGTCTGTATCGCTCTTCCCATGAAATCATACGATGTTTCCGTACTGCTTAAGATATTTCCTTTCCTGTCCTTACTGGTATTTTCTGTTTCACGTCCCATGGCATCTGTTTTTGTCACAGATGTCTCTTTCTCTTCTCCCTGTGTCGTTGTTGTTGTCCGTGTCGTTCCCTGTACAGTATCCTGACATGTCGTTTGTTCTACAGAATCATGGGCTCCTTCCTTTGTTGTCGTGACTGTTGTTGGCTGTCCATGATCATCATAGGATGTGACTGTTTTGGTTTCTTCTTTTTCCTTGTCTGTTTTCAAAAATTTCACCAGTCCGGCAGCATCCAGCTCCTGATAATCCACTTCCGTTTTGATCTTTCTTACAAGATATTCATTTACCCAGCCATTTTGTTCTCCGCCTTTTCCTCCATCATCATAACTGTAACTGCTTTCAATTCCATTGGCATCCTTCTTTTTCAGGATCTTTCCTGTATTCTTGTCAAAACTCATGGAATCCTGTGCTGTTTTGATTCCGTCTGCCTTGTGGGAAGATACCGTCGTTGTTCCATCTCCATAAGAAAGCTGCTGGTATTCTCCATTCGGACGGATAAATCTTTCTGCTTTTTCTCCTGTATAAGTGATCTGGTACCCGTTCTTCTTTGCATCAATGATCTTGCTCATCTTCCCATTACTTCCATAAGCATATGCCTGATCTACGGAAGCTGTTTCTCCGCTGTTTTTGTGAGAAACATTTGCAAGTTTCCCTTCATCATATGACCGAGGATTCCCACTCTAGTTTCCTAACTATGATTATAGGCTCTCAACTCACAATTTTCAATGGCTTCTTTTCCTTTACTCTTGACGGAGAAAAGGCATCTATGATAGTATAAAGTTTAGTTTCACAGATTACGGACCATTTGAAAGGGATAACGACTGTAGGGCACATTTTTTGTGCTCCTGTCGTTGTCCCTTTTTTGTGCACATATTAAAGAAAAGGAAGGAAAGAGACATGTATTTAATGATTGATAATTATGACTCATTTGTATATAATCTGAAAGCTTATTTTGAAGAGCTTGGAAAGGAAATTGCCGTCATCCGCTGTGACAAGATCACGCTGGAAGAGATTGAAGATATGCAGCCTTCCGGGATTATTCTCTCGCCAGGGCCAAAACGCCCGCAGGACGCGACGCTTTGCATCGATATTGTAGAAAAATTCCAAGAGAAAATACCGATACTTGGCGTCTGCTTAGGTCACCAGGTGCTAGGACTCTGCTCTGGTGCAACGGTGGAAAAAGGGATATTTCCGATCCATGGGAAAATCTCTGAGATTTCCAACAATGGGCTTCGTCTCTTCGCCGGTCTTCCGACGAAATTCAATGTAACAAGATATCATTCCCTCGTCGTAAATAAAGACACTATTTCCAATAACTACAGCATCGATGCCACAACCGCGGACGGTGTTGTCATGGGGATCTCTCATAAAACGCTTCCACTATACGGCGTACAGTTTCACCCGGAGGCAGTATGTACCGAATATGGACATGCACTT
The sequence above is drawn from the Anaerostipes hadrus ATCC 29173 = JCM 17467 genome and encodes:
- a CDS encoding cysteine desulfurase family protein gives rise to the protein MIYFDNAATTCVFPEVVEAMQDAMQVTYGNPSAKHMKGIEAENKVKAAQELIAKTLRAKPKEILFTSGGTESNNTAISGTAMANRRKGKHIITTKVEHASVYEPMYHLEEEGYEVTYLDVDSEGIVDLDQLEESIREDTILVSCMMVNNEIGAIEPIEEIAKIIKAKNPNTIFHVDAIQAYGKLPIVPKNMGIDLLSTSGHKIHGPKGIGFLYIKEGTKISPIIFGGGQQKGMRSGTENVPGIVGLAVACEKMIGKNYENAEKIREVKEYFQERIKEIEDIKDNSGKAPHVASISFKKLRSEVLLHALEDREIYVSSGSACSSNKKQAVSGTLNAIALSDEFKDGTLRFSFSIENTKEEVDETIKALKELVPMLRRFVRK
- a CDS encoding 16S rRNA (uracil(1498)-N(3))-methyltransferase, translated to MYRFFIKEEQIHDGMIEICGSDVNHIKNVLRMKTGDKVYLSNGSDLEYECSLLEWTDDTILAKIEDVHGMETELPVKITLYQGLPKGDKMEMIVQKAVELGVAEIVPVAMKRCVVKLDAKKAAKKVSRWNTIALSAAKQAKRGIIPEVREVRNFKDILEEVQDIEFMLVPYEEAKGMQASKELISQAKGKKSIGIIIGPEGGFEKEEIEQLKAAGGQTMSLGKRILRTETAGMTVLSILMFTIEE
- the prmA gene encoding 50S ribosomal protein L11 methyltransferase — translated: MGWNKITIDTLTSAEDMISYELTELGATGVEVEDHVSLTEEEMKVMYVDLLPDDIAPDDGKAKISCYFDENENLEHITMQIQAMLERLRGFMDIGAGTISFDKTKEEDWVNNWKKFFKPIRLDEQIVIKPTWETLEDQTEDMIVVEIDPGTAFGTGSHETTKLCIEGMKPYIKEDTKILDVGCGSGILSIIGLKLGAGHAVLTDIDPHAISASEENFEVNHISKDQFEVYQGNVLDDKEFAASLGSKCYPVVVANILADVISPLIEIVDQFLAEDGVFVISGIIDTKEKEIADKLNAYGFDVIETRRMKDWVSMTAKMR
- a CDS encoding ATP-binding protein codes for the protein MIRRIIEIDEDKCNGCGLCADACHEDAIGIVDGKAKLLRDDYCDGLGDCLPNCPTGAISFVEREAAAYDREAVEANMKKKAEMTAKDKIEEKPVFHGCPGTRMKIMDHKAEEVATEQTATVSSQLSQWPVQIKLVPVNAPYFKDANLLIAADCTAYAYGNFHQKFIKNKVTLIGCPKLDEGDYSEKLTQIIANNDIKSVTIVRMEVPCCGGLENAAKKAIQDSGKFLPWQVHTISIDGKILEA
- a CDS encoding Cof-type HAD-IIB family hydrolase, which codes for MKYKLIAVDLDGTLYNDQLKITSDTLNTMIKAQEMGIRIALASGRPLPGLFHARDLLKLNEHHGMLVAYNGGKVVDTTTNEVLYDKYIPDDLAMELLEHLKDYPVNPIIDDGKVLYVTDKNGYRVKEEALNDSMEYVEVPSLTEHLDFHLNKILTAVDPQKTYDVLETIGMPFRDQVTFVRTAPYYIEAIPVGTSKASGLSNVCKGLGIDSSEVIAFGDAENDLEMIQFAGHGVAMGNACDALKDAADEVTLTNNEDGIAHTLNHLLGCR
- a CDS encoding Eco57I restriction-modification methylase domain-containing protein, with protein sequence MLRTIEMYTNEYKDTTQKEIRKKKGQFFTPAEVSMRMAAVESEYPKNQWIRVLDPGAGNGILSFAVIDKLLRSGYKRLDITLIETDKEILPVLEYTITKIRQICESYHAECFIHYVDQNFILWESSYLYDIVICNPPYMKVRKDSVEATAMKTYVYGQPNLYGLFMAKAIELLCDNGQYIFITPRSWTSGKYFTKVRNFLQKELNIKEIDLFSSRDEVFQGEKVLQETMILYGEKGQIQNEKIKINILKDGTLDIGNSFWAAADQIKFKGSEQYLLLPENENDLKIIDIMSDMTDSFESSGYHFKTGPVVEFRNLEHIHAQTHI